Proteins co-encoded in one Leptodactylus fuscus isolate aLepFus1 chromosome 4, aLepFus1.hap2, whole genome shotgun sequence genomic window:
- the SOSTDC1 gene encoding sclerostin domain-containing protein 1 — protein MVICRLQCCLLYLLCFLFKSCQSFKNDATEILYHMDKHIADSANSSAINQARNGGRHPASSALDRTSHHQVGCRELRSTKYISDGQCTSLRPLKELVCAGECLPLPILPNWIGGGYGLKYWSRRSTQEWRCVNDKTRTQRIQLQCADGTTRTYKVTVVTSCKCKRYTRQHNESSHNYEGVSPIKPAHAHQHHHSHNNRDKKRLSKISKFISS, from the exons ATGGTCATCTGCAGGCTCCAGTGCTGCCTCTTGTACTTGTTGTGCTTCCTCTTTAAGAGCTGCCAGTCCTTTAAGAATGATGCCACCGAGATCCTCTACCatatggataaacatatagcggACAGCGCCAACAGCAGCGCCATCAACCAAGCCAGGAATGGGGGCAGACACCCCGCCAGCTCAGCCCTGGACCGGACAA GTCACCATCAAGTTGGTTGTCGAGAATTGAGATCCACCAAGTACATTTCAGACGGCCAATGTACCAGCCTTAGACCCTTAAAGGAGCTAGTCTGTGCTGGAGAATGTCTTCCTCTCCCCATTCTTCCAAACTGGATCGGAGGAGGTTATGGCTTGAAATACTGGAGTCGTCGAAGCACTCAGGAATGGAGATGCGTCAACGATAAGACGCGCACCCAACGCATTCAACTCCAATGTGCAGACGGCACCACCAGAACCTACAAAGTCACCGTGGTCACATCCTGCAAGTGCAAACGATACACAAGGCAACACAACGAATCGAGCCACAACTACGAAGGGGTGTCCCCTATAAAACCTGCCCATGCCCACCAACACCATCACTCCCACAACAACCGAGATAAGAAAAGACTAAGTAAGATCAGCAAGTTCATCTCCAGCTAG